In the Leguminivora glycinivorella isolate SPB_JAAS2020 chromosome 14, LegGlyc_1.1, whole genome shotgun sequence genome, one interval contains:
- the LOC125233501 gene encoding LOW QUALITY PROTEIN: uncharacterized protein LOC125233501 (The sequence of the model RefSeq protein was modified relative to this genomic sequence to represent the inferred CDS: inserted 1 base in 1 codon) yields MVSFDVQSLFTNLPVKDCIEIVKKRLREQNMSENYAKLLEHCLTSGYLLWNGEFYLQVDGVAMGSPVSPVVADIFMEDFEERALSLAAVQPKIFKRYVDDTFTILPKSNVSTFLDHLNSIHSKIQFTMELEKDCSLPFLDVLILRNPDNSLGRTVYRKPTHTDRYLNGKSHHHPSQLATVGKSLFQRAQRICDDQHLTAELRHARQALLANELKIPRVKQKARLKIPTVERRPAILPFXRGVTDRISHILKRASIKTYFKPMKKMSQFLRPVKCQTPLQSAGVYRLDCECGLSYVGQTKRSISTRVKEHIADVKHRRQRSAVSEHVMDKVNHAIKFDKPLVLAKEKRYIPRMLREAIEIKKYPNFNRED; encoded by the exons ATGGTCAGTTTTGATGTTCAGTCGCTATTTACGAATCTACCGGTGAAAGACTGCATTGAAATTGTCAAGAAGAGGTTGAGAGAGCAGAACATGTCTGAGAACTACGCCAAGTTGTTGGAACATTGCCTCACATCGGGCTACTTGCTATGGAATGGTGAATTCTACCTTCAAGTGGACGGCGTGGCAATGGGGTCTCCGGTGTCTCCAGTAGTCGCCGACATCTTCATGGAGGACTTTGAGGAGAGAGCGCTCTCATTGGCTGCCGTCCAGCCGAAGATATTTAAAAGATACGTAGATGACACTTTTACTATACTTCCTAAAagtaatgtttcaactttcttagaccatttaaattctatccatagtaaaatacaatttactatggaATTGGAGAAAGACTGTTCCCTTCCCTTCTTGGATGTTCTCATTTTGAGGAATCCTGATAATAGCTTAGGTCGCACTGTGTATAGAAAAcctactcatactgataggtacttaaatggcaaatcccaccaccatcccagtcaactagctactgtaggcaaatctttgtttcagagagcccaaaggatatgtgacgaccaacatttgaccgcggagcttcgacatgccaggcaggcgctgttggcgaacgagctcaagataccgcgtgtcaagcagaaggcccgtttgaagatccctacagtcgagcgccggcctgcaattctccctt ttagaggggtcacagataggatcagccacatcttgaaacgggcttctattaaaacttatttcaagcctatgaagaagatgtcccaattcctgaggcctgtgaaatgtcaaactcctctacaaagcgcgggagtgtacaggctagactgtgagtgcggcctgtcatatgtgggacagacgaaacgaagcatttccacacgggtgaaggaacacatagcggatgtcaagcaccgtcggcaaaggtctgcagtctctgaacatgtcatggataaagtcaatcatgctataaagtttgacaagcctctggttctcgctaaggagaagcgatatatacccagaatgttgcgagaggccattgagatcaagaaatatccaaactttaatagagaggat